ACTTGGCCCGTTTCGCCGGATCCGGATCGCCCGGTGGATTCTGCCCGGGTGGCCAATAAGGGCGGCCTGTGAGCCGCCATTGGCTGCCCGGGCATTTTTGCCTTCCGACAGCGTTGTTCACTTGGTGTGGCCGATGGTTCCGATCCGGCCACTACGCGATCTGAACGATCAGCGCGGTGGTGTTGTCCCGCCCGTCCGCAGTGACGGCATCGGCCACCAGCCGGGTCGCACGGGTAAGGGACGCGGCCTCGGGGATTCCCTGGCGCAGGGACTCCTCGATCTGGGAGTCAAACAGGCCGCCGATGAGTCCGTCGGTGCACAGCAGGAAGCAGTCCCCGGGTTCATAGCCCACCGCACCCACCTGCGGGTCCACGAACTGGTTGCCGCCGCCCAGGGCCTTCTGGAGCACATTGCGGCGCGGATGCGTGCGCGCCTCGCGCTCATTGATCTTGCCGTTCCGGAAGAGCCAGCCCACGTGGGTGTCGTCGTGGCTCAACTGTCGCAGGGCCCCCGCCCCGGCCGGAAGGTAGTAGATCCGGCTGTCCCCGATGTGACCGAAGTACATCCAGCCCGGCGTGAACCAGCACAGGCTGAGGGTGGCCCCCATGTTGGCGCATTCCTCATAGCTGCCCCCCCAGTATTTGATCGCCCGATGAATCTTGGCGAACAGGTCGCCGAGGACGTCGGGGTACCCCGGGTTCATCCCGGCCGCCTGTTGGTGAAAGGATCGTGGCAGCAGCGCGGTGATCTGCTCCACCGCCAGCCGGCTCGCAAACTCCCCGGCATTGGCACCGCCCATGCCGTCACTCACCGCAAACACGTAATCGTGCTGTTCCGTGGTGGCCTCGCCGAAGCCCCCGAGACGCTGCACCTCCCGGGCGTCGAATCGCAGGCCGAGAAAGGCATCCTCGTTGTTCGGACGGATCCGCCCGCGGTCGGTCCGGGCAGACCATTGGAGGCGGTTCGGGGACGTCGAGGACGACGCGGGCGGCAGGGAGTCACTCATGCAGGGGTGGCGGGAGGCGTCTCCGGAAGGAGCGTGGCGAACTCGAAATCAATGATGCAGAAGCGGCCGTCCGCCTGCCGGTACGTCACGTTGCGCCGCTCGGGATCGTCGTGTCGCACCCCATAGGCCTCGAGTTCCGTGAACAGCTCCTTCAATCGCGCCTCATCGAGGTGCTCGACACGGGTGCCACAGTTCGTGGTCACCAGGCGCAGTCGCGCGGGATCGGCGTCCAGGAGGCGCGGCACGAACGGACACTCCCTGGCCTCCAGGTGCTTCAACACCCGGACCTCGTTGGCAAAGCGGTCCGCGGCATTGGGGCCGAGAAAGGTCTTGATCACCCGACCATCGAAGGTGAGGTGAACCGTGGCCCGCAGGGTGTCTTTGACCTTCAGCATGAGGCGGCTGGCCGGATTCGACCGGGATGGGCGATTCGAAACAAGCTCCGTCTCGGTCGCGATGGAATGCGCGGGAAATTCAAGCATTGCATCTTGTTCAAGCTCAAATGGATGTAACAGCGACTTGCTTCCATGAAGCCTCTGGGGGCACCTTGGTCGGAGGGCGGCATTCCGACTGCTCTCCGGGTCCGCCGATTCGTTGGCACTTCATAGCAACTCTGAATTCCCATCCATGGCGAAATACAAACTCGAATACATTTGGCTCGACGGCTACGAACCCGTTCCAAATCTCCGCGGTAAAACCCAGATCAAGGAGTACGACAGCTTCCCCAAGCTCGAACAGCTCCCGTTGTGGGGCTTTGACGGCAGCTCCACCCGCCAGGCGGAGGGCAAGAGCTCCGACTGCATGCTCAAGCCGGTCGCCGTCTATCCCGATGCCGCCCGCTCCAACGGCGCGCTGGTCATGTGCGAGGTGATGATGCCGGATGGCAAGACGCCGCATCCCTCCAATTCCCGGGCGACGATTCTGGATGATCCGGACGCCTGGTTCGGGTTCGAGCAGGAGTACTTCCTCTACAAGGATGGCGCGCCGCTGGGCTTTCCGCCGGGAGGCGGATTCCCTCCGCCCCAGGGGGAGTACTACACGGGTGTCGGCTACAAGAACGTGGGCAACATCGCCCGGGAGATTGTCGAGAAGCACCTCGATCTCTGCCTGGAGGCCGGCATCAACCACGAAGGCATCAATGCCGAGGTGGCCAAGGGACAGTGGGAGTTCCAAATCTTCGGCAAGGGCTCGCGAACGGCTGCGGACCAAGTCTGGATGGCCCGGTACCTCCTGCTGCGCCTGTGCGAGTCGTACTGCGTGGACGTGAACTGGCACTGCAAGCCGCTGGGCAAGGATGTGGACTGGAACGGTTCGGGCATGCACGCGAATTTCTCCACGAAGCATCTGCGCGAGGTCGGCGGACAAGCGTACTTCGAGAAGCTCATGGCGGCATTCGACAAGTACAAGAACGAGCACATCGCCGTGTACGGTCCGGACAATCACATGCGACTGACCGGGCTTCACGAGACCCAGTCCATTGACAAGTTCAACTACGGTCTCGCCAACCGCGGTGCGTCCATCCGGGTGCCGCACAGTTTCGTGAACAACGGCTACAAAGGGTACTTGGAGGACCGCCGTCCGAATTCCCAGGGTGATCCCTATCGGATCGCGAGCCGCATCCTGCAGACGATTGCGACGGTGCCGACCCAGTAGTCCGGCTTCCGTGTCTGAAGCCGGGGCGCGATCTGCGTCCCGGGAGCCATTGACGGAGATCGGGGCGGTGCGAAAGCACCGCCCCAACCGTTTCCACGCGGGACTTCCCGGGAAG
The DNA window shown above is from Verrucomicrobiia bacterium and carries:
- a CDS encoding glutamine synthetase beta-grasp domain-containing protein; amino-acid sequence: MAKYKLEYIWLDGYEPVPNLRGKTQIKEYDSFPKLEQLPLWGFDGSSTRQAEGKSSDCMLKPVAVYPDAARSNGALVMCEVMMPDGKTPHPSNSRATILDDPDAWFGFEQEYFLYKDGAPLGFPPGGGFPPPQGEYYTGVGYKNVGNIAREIVEKHLDLCLEAGINHEGINAEVAKGQWEFQIFGKGSRTAADQVWMARYLLLRLCESYCVDVNWHCKPLGKDVDWNGSGMHANFSTKHLREVGGQAYFEKLMAAFDKYKNEHIAVYGPDNHMRLTGLHETQSIDKFNYGLANRGASIRVPHSFVNNGYKGYLEDRRPNSQGDPYRIASRILQTIATVPTQ
- a CDS encoding serine/threonine protein phosphatase; translated protein: MLKVKDTLRATVHLTFDGRVIKTFLGPNAADRFANEVRVLKHLEARECPFVPRLLDADPARLRLVTTNCGTRVEHLDEARLKELFTELEAYGVRHDDPERRNVTYRQADGRFCIIDFEFATLLPETPPATPA
- a CDS encoding serine/threonine-protein phosphatase — translated: MSDSLPPASSSTSPNRLQWSARTDRGRIRPNNEDAFLGLRFDAREVQRLGGFGEATTEQHDYVFAVSDGMGGANAGEFASRLAVEQITALLPRSFHQQAAGMNPGYPDVLGDLFAKIHRAIKYWGGSYEECANMGATLSLCWFTPGWMYFGHIGDSRIYYLPAGAGALRQLSHDDTHVGWLFRNGKINEREARTHPRRNVLQKALGGGNQFVDPQVGAVGYEPGDCFLLCTDGLIGGLFDSQIEESLRQGIPEAASLTRATRLVADAVTADGRDNTTALIVQIA